The Natronobacterium texcoconense genome includes the window GGTCGGCAGTGATCGAACACGGAACCCTATTTGCGCTCTCGAGTGTCTTACTCGGGGGGATGATGCTCGCATTCGTCCTGTGGACGATACGACTGTCAGCGGGTGCCCGACCGTACGGATACGCGGTCATAGTGGCCTGTGGGTCGATGAGCGTGGCCTACGGATTCATGTCCGCAGAGTGGCTGACGGTCACGACCACCGGCCGGACGGAATCCGTCGCCAGGTTCCTCGGATACACGGTCAGCTGGTCGGCCGTCTGTTTCGTTCTCGGTGCAATCGTCGACGCCGACCGGCGGACGACGCTTGCGCTTATCGGATTCGTCCTCGCCGCGCCCTGGGCGACCCTCGCAAGCTGGATTTTCGACGGAACGGCCGGAACAGTCGCCTCCGTTGCTCTCCTCGTCTCCATCGGCGGGGTGGCGTACGTCTTGCTGGGGCCGCTCTCGACCGTCGCCGAGACCGTCTCCGGAGAGCGATCCCTGCTGTACGAGAAAGTGAAGAACCTGGTGCTACTCGTCTTCGCAGGCCTGATCCTGACCGGTGCGGTTTCCGAACAGAACCTCGGTCTGACGGGGGCCTTCGTCGGTCAGACGGTCGCGACGTACCTCGACCTGATCTGGCTCGCCGGGTTCGGCGCAATCGTGCTCCGATACGGCGACGTACTCGAGGCCGAAGAGGTTCCGTCGCCACTCGCGGCTGTCACGAGTGACGGCCGTTCCGCCTGATCGCGTATAGCCCGGTTTCATCACTGTTTTCGGACAGATTGTCGACCTCGAAAGCGGCAAGCAGGCGAGAGTGAGGACCAGTCGGTCTCTGCGGGGATTCAGTGGAACCCAGAGTCCGACGAATGCGAGCTGCCCGCCTTAGCTCGGCTCCGGTCTCGATTCTATCACGAGAGTCGCGCTGTCCCGTTCCTCGAGTACGAACCATCGAGAACCGACGAACCGATCCGGTCAAAAAGATATAGCGTTATTTGATTTACTCGCTCTCTATGGCTCACAGCGGGTTTCCGACTCTCGGACCGTGAAAGAGTTGAATTCGCCGTATAGCAGACCACTGTTGGACTTTTCGTGCGGCGAGGATCGGACGACGTTCCCGTACGTCCTCGACGGTCGTCTCGACGAGCACAGTTCGCGTTATCGAATCGAGACGGGCGACGATCGGTGCCGTCGGGAGTGAGACGTGACACTGGTACCTCGAGCAGCAGCCAGTAACCGGTCGGGCATCTCGATCACCGTCGGTCCCACGGCCGGGCAACGACAGAACGATCGGGCAGACCTCTTACGAGGAGCGACAATCAGAGTACGTACCCCAGGGGTGAACCCCGCCGAACAGGGTTCGTGATCGAGCCGAGATGCTCGCTCGAGTACCGGCCGTCGACGATCGTGTGTGAGGCGGTCCGGTTCTGAACTGATAGCAGTGGACGGTCGCGTCCCCTGTCGTGCGTACGAGCAGACGCCACAGCCCACTCGACCAATAGATGCCCGTGAACCCTGAGAGGCCTCGAGTGGCAGCTTTCACGCGAGCAACCGCCTTCAGTCGACTGGGTAGATAATCGCCAGCAGCCGCCGCTCGAGCAGCAGTAACAGCCGAGTGACGACCCAGGTCTGACCTGCAGGGTCGAATTGGTGCGGTTCAGTTCACCCTGCAGTCGACGCCTGAAGCGGTACTACCCGATGGAACACCGGCCCGCCACCGCTGTCGCCGCCGTGGATGTCTTACTCCGAAACGCATCCAGCCCGTGGCCACTCACCCCCACCCGTGTCGCTGGTCCGGTGTCGAACGAAGGTCTCGAGTACGGGCTCCAATGTGTAGAGAGCGACGACAGCCCTTCGATAGCCAGCCGAGCGGTCGAGACCCCTCGAACTGCCGTTACTTCTGGATGGGGTCACGAGTGTCTCCGAGTTCGATTCGTTCGAGTCTTACCGGCCGTTTCCGATTCGGACGATCTGGCACGGTCGAACCGTCGACCCAGGACTCTGACGAAACGTCTCCCTCGAGTGTACCGCAAACTGCCTCGGTGCCGCCGTCTTTGGTCTTCGACGAGTGTACCGGTCGGCCCTCGACGAGGCTGATCGGTCACGCCGGAGACTCGTCCATCGAACACTGCTCGACGGTCGTGTTGAGTTCGGTACTCGACGCCACTCGCCTGACGTGTGACCTTCGGGGTTGACGGGGTGGGACGGTGCAAGACGAGAGTGAACCCGACTCGACGAGACCCATACGCTCTTCCGAACACGCATTCTGCCCCAATTATACCGATATAGGGCCACACAGACCCTTAGAACCAGCTTTAACTATCTGGCAAATTCGTTGCTTGAGTCGTTTGTCCACTACACGACAACCGATTAAGCAATAGTTTTACGTGACTGTCATAGATACATGACTGTAGGAAATGACGAGCATCGAATCAATCGAGGTCAAACGACCGTTCTCGCGAGTGGCTAAAGCCGGACGCAACCCCTGGGGTCGAACCGGTGAGAACGGGCATCCATT containing:
- a CDS encoding rhodopsin, which produces MSVAYGFMSAEWLTVTTTGRTESVARFLGYTVSWSAVCFVLGAIVDADRRTTLALIGFVLAAPWATLASWIFDGTAGTVASVALLVSIGGVAYVLLGPLSTVAETVSGERSLLYEKVKNLVLLVFAGLILTGAVSEQNLGLTGAFVGQTVATYLDLIWLAGFGAIVLRYGDVLEAEEVPSPLAAVTSDGRSA